In one Musa acuminata AAA Group cultivar baxijiao chromosome BXJ2-5, Cavendish_Baxijiao_AAA, whole genome shotgun sequence genomic region, the following are encoded:
- the LOC135611926 gene encoding protein G1-like7 codes for MDSTAPEGDPVSPEGDAPSPSSGAAAAAAVPVGTADARAQASPAPLSRYEAQKRRDWNTFLQYLRNQRPPLALAGCGGAQVIEFLRYLDQFGKTKVHAPGCAFFGRPTPPAPCPCPLRQAWGSLDALIGRLRAAYEESGGKPEANPFAARAVRFYLREIRESQAKARGVRYEKKKRKRAPTSAVRDAGDASSSAATAAGATSGGSGSDAGEGSFTAQPGGSSIS; via the coding sequence ATGGATTCGACTGCACCGGAGGGCGATCCCGTCTCGCCGGAAGGCGATGCCCCATCCCCTTCCTCCGGCGCCGCAGCCGCAGCAGCGGTCCCAGTCGGAACGGCGGACGCGAGGGCCCAGGCGTCGCCAGCGCCGCTTAGCCGGTATGAGGCGCAGAAGCGCCGGGACTGGAACACGTTCCTGCAGTACCTCCGGAACCAAAGGCCGCCGCTGGCGCTGGCTGGGTGCGGCGGCGCCCAGGTGATCGAGTTCCTGCGGTACCTCGACCAGTTCGGGAAGACGAAGGTGCACGCTCCCGGGTGCGCTTTCTTCGGGCGGCCGACCCCGCCGGCGCCATGCCCGTGCCCACTGAGGCAGGCCTGGGGCTCCCTGGACGCCCTCATCGGACGCCTCCGAGCGGCCTACGAGGAGAGCGGGGGAAAGCCTGAGGCCAATCCCTTCGCGGCTCGCGCCGTCCGCTTCTATCTCCGCGAGATCCGGGAGAGCCAAGCCAAGGCCCGCGGCGTCCGGTACGAGAAGAAGAAGCGAAAGCGAGCGCCAACTTCAGCCGTCCGGGACGCAGGCGACGCTTCTTCGTCTGCTGCCACTGCCGCCGGCGCCACGAGTGGTGGCTCAGGGTCGGACGCCGGGGAGGGATCCTTTACTGCTCAGCCGGGTGGGTCATCTATCTCTTGA